The proteins below come from a single Aegilops tauschii subsp. strangulata cultivar AL8/78 chromosome 6, Aet v6.0, whole genome shotgun sequence genomic window:
- the LOC109733033 gene encoding uncharacterized protein isoform X1, whose translation MSGGEEGEGRKVSREDIQLVQNLIERCLQLYMNQKEVVETLSFQAKIEPSFTELVWQKLEEENPEFFKAYYVRLMLKNQINVFNKLLAHQCRLMNKDPSGALSITPTAPNGSDSSTLNQNTCFLQDTTSTAIPDSFLHNGNSSGVINGAPATDQFIYGGKVVHGLPSGMDASVSLLSAHNSTGGQFNGDNGTTIKAESSFSSNPEFAFCNENTYLEPCQSIGDASGGSFSSSELNGQPLGDTILDMDTSSYGFLSQIPRNFSFSDLTEDFSHSTEILENYGRSPFIPSETNNFSESTAGGHTEIGNIRLDSISEGVSYEDFGSD comes from the exons ATGTCCGGGGGAGAGGAAGGCGAAGGGCGCAAGGTGTCTCGCGAGGACATACAGCTC GTCCAGAATCTCATCGAACGTTGTCTTCAGCTTTACATGAACCAGAAAGAAGTGGTTGAAACTCTATCTTTCCAGGCGAAAATAGAACCCAGCTTTACTGAGCTCG TCTGGCAGAAACTTGAAGAAGAGAACCCTGAGTTTTTTAAGGCATATTATGTGAGGTTGATGCTTAAGAATCAAATAAATGTGTTCAACAAGCTCCTTGCGCATCAGTGTCGTCTTATGAATAAAGATCCTTCTGGAGCGCTTTCAATTACCCCTACTGCCCCTAATGGCTCTGACTCGAGCACAT TGAACCAAAATACATGTTTTTTACAAGACACTACTAGCACTGCAATTCCAGATAGCTTCCTACACAATGGAAATTCTAGTGGTGTAATAAATGGCGCTCCTGCTACTGACCAGTTTATCTATGGTGGTAAAGTTGTCCATGGTCTTCCTAGTGGTATGGATGCTTCAGTTAGTCTACTATCAGCGCATAATTCGACTGGTGGACAGTTTAATGGAGACAATGGCACAACAATAAAGGCAGAGTCTAGCTTTTCGAGCAATCCAGAGTTTGCATTCTGCAACGAGAACACTTACCTAGAGCCTTGCCAATCAATTGGGGATGCCTCTGGTGGGTCCTTTAGTAGCTCTGAACTGAATGGGCAACCACTTGGTGATACAATTCTTGACATGGATACGTCATCATATGGTTTCTTGAGCCAGATTCCTCGCAATTTCAGTTTCTCAGATTTAACAGAGGATTTCAGTCATAGTACAG AAATATTAGAAAATTATGGCAGATCCCCTTTCATCCCTTCTGAGACGAACAACTTCTCAGAGTCTACTGCTGGAGGACACACAG AAATAGGAAATATACGGCTAGATTCCATATCTGAGGGTGTTAGTTATGAAGATTTTGGAAGTGATTAA
- the LOC109733033 gene encoding uncharacterized protein isoform X2 encodes MSGGEEGEGRKVSREDIQLVQNLIERCLQLYMNQKEVVETLSFQAKIEPSFTELVWQKLEEENPEFFKAYYVRLMLKNQINVFNKLLAHQCRLMNKDPSGALSITPTAPNGSDSSTLNQNTCFLQDTTSTAIPDSFLHNGNSSGVINGAPATDQFIYGGKVVHGLPSGMDASVSLLSAHNSTGGQFNGDNGTTIKAESSFSSNPEFAFCNENTYLEPCQSIGDASGGSFSSSELNGQPLGDTILDMDTSSYGFLSQIPRNFSFSDLTEDFSHSTEILENYGRSPFIPSETNNFSESTAGGHTV; translated from the exons ATGTCCGGGGGAGAGGAAGGCGAAGGGCGCAAGGTGTCTCGCGAGGACATACAGCTC GTCCAGAATCTCATCGAACGTTGTCTTCAGCTTTACATGAACCAGAAAGAAGTGGTTGAAACTCTATCTTTCCAGGCGAAAATAGAACCCAGCTTTACTGAGCTCG TCTGGCAGAAACTTGAAGAAGAGAACCCTGAGTTTTTTAAGGCATATTATGTGAGGTTGATGCTTAAGAATCAAATAAATGTGTTCAACAAGCTCCTTGCGCATCAGTGTCGTCTTATGAATAAAGATCCTTCTGGAGCGCTTTCAATTACCCCTACTGCCCCTAATGGCTCTGACTCGAGCACAT TGAACCAAAATACATGTTTTTTACAAGACACTACTAGCACTGCAATTCCAGATAGCTTCCTACACAATGGAAATTCTAGTGGTGTAATAAATGGCGCTCCTGCTACTGACCAGTTTATCTATGGTGGTAAAGTTGTCCATGGTCTTCCTAGTGGTATGGATGCTTCAGTTAGTCTACTATCAGCGCATAATTCGACTGGTGGACAGTTTAATGGAGACAATGGCACAACAATAAAGGCAGAGTCTAGCTTTTCGAGCAATCCAGAGTTTGCATTCTGCAACGAGAACACTTACCTAGAGCCTTGCCAATCAATTGGGGATGCCTCTGGTGGGTCCTTTAGTAGCTCTGAACTGAATGGGCAACCACTTGGTGATACAATTCTTGACATGGATACGTCATCATATGGTTTCTTGAGCCAGATTCCTCGCAATTTCAGTTTCTCAGATTTAACAGAGGATTTCAGTCATAGTACAG AAATATTAGAAAATTATGGCAGATCCCCTTTCATCCCTTCTGAGACGAACAACTTCTCAGAGTCTACTGCTGGAGGACACACAG TTTGA
- the LOC109732987 gene encoding BTB/POZ and MATH domain-containing protein 2-like, whose product MAANETASTHRLSSTTGVHLLKVAGHSLIKGASISVESKPFHVAGHDWVVEYYPSGNKNTGEQHTSVFINLENPGEAIVRANYSFCPGLPATGEKTTVNSSTHDFSAAHKSYRFSKFVRKADLTKWGYLNDDCLLIKDIGKILDDGLKADMTVKIGWFRRFKVHGCVLAARSPVFRAQLCVSMVESRRSSIRVRGICASVFEALLYYMYKDTLPPFMEEATEEATNMAQHLLVAADRL is encoded by the exons ATGGCGGCGAACGAGACCGCCTCCACGCACCGCCTGTCGTCCACCACAGGCGTGCACCTGCTCAAGGTCGCCGGACACTCCCTGATCAAAGGAGCCAGCATCAGCGTCGAGTCCAAGCCCTTCCACGTCGCCGGTCACGATTGGGTCGTCGAGTACTACCCCTCCGGCAACAAGAACACCGGCGAGCAACACACGTCGGTCTTCATCAACTTGGAAAACCCCGGGGAGGCCATTGTCCGGGCGAACTACTCCTTTTGCCCTGGCTTGCCGGCGACGGGGGAGAAGACCACAGTTAACAGCAGCACGCACGATTTCTCCGCCGCGCACAAGAGCTACAGATTCAGCAAGTTCGTGCGCAAAGCCGATCTAACCAAGTGGGGCTACCTCAACGACGACTGCCTCCTGATCAA AGATATCGGCAAGATCCTAGACGACGGCCTCAAGGCGGACATGACCGTCAAGATCGGCTGGTTCAGGAGGTTCAAGGTGCACGGGTGCGTGCTCGCCGCGCGGTCGCCGGTCTTCCGCGCGCAGCTGTGCGTCTCCATGGTGGAGAGCAGGCGAAGCAGTATTCGCGTCAGGGGCATATGCGCAAGTGTCTTCGAGGCCCTACTGTATTACATGTACAAGGACACCCTGCCGCCGTTCATGGAGGAGGCCACCGAGGAGGCTACGAACATGGCGCAGCATCTGCTCGTCGCTGCCGACCGGTTGTAA